The following proteins are encoded in a genomic region of Amblyraja radiata isolate CabotCenter1 chromosome 37, sAmbRad1.1.pri, whole genome shotgun sequence:
- the LOC116966508 gene encoding progestin and adipoQ receptor family member 3-like isoform X1 — translation MFDSCPSGRRERGFAGWHGNGTMQNAPDLGCQHKMTHNILKSLHRVELGGYNYWPLFSQIGIRLYNYEEIPTFLKGNPYITDGYRAYLPSSLCIRSLFVLSNESVNIWSHLLGFLLFFLMGLHDTCFLLPSSNSTRDDYVVFIIFGFCFQFCMLCSAGYHLFCCHHSEKTSQQWLALDYAGVSVGMLGCYVPGVFYAFYCAEYWRQVYLITVLAMIIVMFLTQIHPQYASQHCHKLRILLFCFIAAYGVIPTVHWIFQNGGIGEPVVKVFAPRVCIMYLLASLAFLFYYSKVPERYFPGGYLNYFGCSHQWWHFLVVLMFYWWHQTAVHIMHYRHEQPCLKIK, via the exons GGTTGTCAACACAAGATGACTCATAATATCCTGAAGAGTTTACATCGAGTTGAACTTGGTGGATACAACTACTGGCCACTCTTTTCACAAATTGGAATTCGTCTTTACAACTATGAAGAAATCCCAACCTTTCTAAAAGGCAATCCTTACATTACCGATGGGTATAGAGCTTACTTGCCATCAAGTTTATGCATCAGAAG CCTCTTTGTATTGTCCAACGAGAGTGTGAATATATGGAGCCACTTGCTGGGGTTCCTGTTGTTCTTCCTCATGGGTCTACATGATACGTGCTTCCTGTTGCCATCGTCAAACAGCACCAGGGATGACTAtgttgtttttattatttttggctTCTGTTTCCAG TTCTGCATGCTCTGCTCCGCGGGGTATCACCTCTTCTGCTGCCACCACTCCGAGAAAACCAGCCAGCAGTGGCTTGCCCTTGACTATGCTGGGGTCTCAGTAGGAATGTTGGGGTGCTACGTCCCAGGAGTCTTTTATGCCTTTTATTGTGCTGAG TACTGGAGACAAGTGTACCTGATAACCGTGCTGGCCATGATAATTGTGATGTTCCTCACGCAAATCCATCCACAGTACGCCTCTCAACATTGCCACAAGCTACGCATTCTGCTCTTCTGTTTCATCGCTGCCTATGGAGTAATCCCCACAGTTCACTGGATATTTCAGAACGGCGGTATAGGGGAGCCTGTTGTCAAG GTGTTTGCTCCAAGAGTGTGTATTATGTATCTTCTAGCAAGTTTGGCATTTCTGTTTTATTACAGTAAAGTACCCGAGAGGTACTTTCCTG GTGGATACTTGAATTACTTTGGCTGTAGTCACCAGTGGTGGCATTTCTTGGTAGTTTTAATGTTCTATTGGTGGCATCAGACTGCTGTGCATATAATGCATTATAGACATGAGCAGCCATGTCTAAAAATAAAGTAG
- the LOC116966508 gene encoding progestin and adipoQ receptor family member 3-like isoform X3, with translation MTHNILKSLHRVELGGYNYWPLFSQIGIRLYNYEEIPTFLKGNPYITDGYRAYLPSSLCIRSLFVLSNESVNIWSHLLGFLLFFLMGLHDTCFLLPSSNSTRDDYVVFIIFGFCFQFCMLCSAGYHLFCCHHSEKTSQQWLALDYAGVSVGMLGCYVPGVFYAFYCAEQYWRQVYLITVLAMIIVMFLTQIHPQYASQHCHKLRILLFCFIAAYGVIPTVHWIFQNGGIGEPVVKVFAPRVCIMYLLASLAFLFYYSKVPERYFPGGYLNYFGCSHQWWHFLVVLMFYWWHQTAVHIMHYRHEQPCLKIK, from the exons ATGACTCATAATATCCTGAAGAGTTTACATCGAGTTGAACTTGGTGGATACAACTACTGGCCACTCTTTTCACAAATTGGAATTCGTCTTTACAACTATGAAGAAATCCCAACCTTTCTAAAAGGCAATCCTTACATTACCGATGGGTATAGAGCTTACTTGCCATCAAGTTTATGCATCAGAAG CCTCTTTGTATTGTCCAACGAGAGTGTGAATATATGGAGCCACTTGCTGGGGTTCCTGTTGTTCTTCCTCATGGGTCTACATGATACGTGCTTCCTGTTGCCATCGTCAAACAGCACCAGGGATGACTAtgttgtttttattatttttggctTCTGTTTCCAG TTCTGCATGCTCTGCTCCGCGGGGTATCACCTCTTCTGCTGCCACCACTCCGAGAAAACCAGCCAGCAGTGGCTTGCCCTTGACTATGCTGGGGTCTCAGTAGGAATGTTGGGGTGCTACGTCCCAGGAGTCTTTTATGCCTTTTATTGTGCTGAG CAGTACTGGAGACAAGTGTACCTGATAACCGTGCTGGCCATGATAATTGTGATGTTCCTCACGCAAATCCATCCACAGTACGCCTCTCAACATTGCCACAAGCTACGCATTCTGCTCTTCTGTTTCATCGCTGCCTATGGAGTAATCCCCACAGTTCACTGGATATTTCAGAACGGCGGTATAGGGGAGCCTGTTGTCAAG GTGTTTGCTCCAAGAGTGTGTATTATGTATCTTCTAGCAAGTTTGGCATTTCTGTTTTATTACAGTAAAGTACCCGAGAGGTACTTTCCTG GTGGATACTTGAATTACTTTGGCTGTAGTCACCAGTGGTGGCATTTCTTGGTAGTTTTAATGTTCTATTGGTGGCATCAGACTGCTGTGCATATAATGCATTATAGACATGAGCAGCCATGTCTAAAAATAAAGTAG
- the LOC116966508 gene encoding progestin and adipoQ receptor family member 3-like isoform X2: MRASFNYFNLGCQHKMTHNILKSLHRVELGGYNYWPLFSQIGIRLYNYEEIPTFLKGNPYITDGYRAYLPSSLCIRSLFVLSNESVNIWSHLLGFLLFFLMGLHDTCFLLPSSNSTRDDYVVFIIFGFCFQFCMLCSAGYHLFCCHHSEKTSQQWLALDYAGVSVGMLGCYVPGVFYAFYCAEQYWRQVYLITVLAMIIVMFLTQIHPQYASQHCHKLRILLFCFIAAYGVIPTVHWIFQNGGIGEPVVKVFAPRVCIMYLLASLAFLFYYSKVPERYFPGGYLNYFGCSHQWWHFLVVLMFYWWHQTAVHIMHYRHEQPCLKIK; this comes from the exons GGTTGTCAACACAAGATGACTCATAATATCCTGAAGAGTTTACATCGAGTTGAACTTGGTGGATACAACTACTGGCCACTCTTTTCACAAATTGGAATTCGTCTTTACAACTATGAAGAAATCCCAACCTTTCTAAAAGGCAATCCTTACATTACCGATGGGTATAGAGCTTACTTGCCATCAAGTTTATGCATCAGAAG CCTCTTTGTATTGTCCAACGAGAGTGTGAATATATGGAGCCACTTGCTGGGGTTCCTGTTGTTCTTCCTCATGGGTCTACATGATACGTGCTTCCTGTTGCCATCGTCAAACAGCACCAGGGATGACTAtgttgtttttattatttttggctTCTGTTTCCAG TTCTGCATGCTCTGCTCCGCGGGGTATCACCTCTTCTGCTGCCACCACTCCGAGAAAACCAGCCAGCAGTGGCTTGCCCTTGACTATGCTGGGGTCTCAGTAGGAATGTTGGGGTGCTACGTCCCAGGAGTCTTTTATGCCTTTTATTGTGCTGAG CAGTACTGGAGACAAGTGTACCTGATAACCGTGCTGGCCATGATAATTGTGATGTTCCTCACGCAAATCCATCCACAGTACGCCTCTCAACATTGCCACAAGCTACGCATTCTGCTCTTCTGTTTCATCGCTGCCTATGGAGTAATCCCCACAGTTCACTGGATATTTCAGAACGGCGGTATAGGGGAGCCTGTTGTCAAG GTGTTTGCTCCAAGAGTGTGTATTATGTATCTTCTAGCAAGTTTGGCATTTCTGTTTTATTACAGTAAAGTACCCGAGAGGTACTTTCCTG GTGGATACTTGAATTACTTTGGCTGTAGTCACCAGTGGTGGCATTTCTTGGTAGTTTTAATGTTCTATTGGTGGCATCAGACTGCTGTGCATATAATGCATTATAGACATGAGCAGCCATGTCTAAAAATAAAGTAG